One Mya arenaria isolate MELC-2E11 chromosome 7, ASM2691426v1 genomic window carries:
- the LOC128240779 gene encoding uncharacterized protein LOC128240779, giving the protein MDGFIEHKRVYCDTFNGATFKIVMKQGREQTATLHFSGSSDDAVCLTLDENDPIAYVKVYTQLQMHLLTSFDVVIPKDHGNFPTLSKARTYVVVGYSVTRYMVAEKKTCMDIECLRKNKSDHDELDIPVVMKYRGACFLCFSINDSQRSEVVLECCLSRTAPERIEQRTIGGYRTHGQVDVMACWGKTFKIVMQDESEHTAEINFAELYQEIDLQVKSFTQTLVTVVVYECDQYGSKTIKRFTVDRRGHLMDFQENINSKRGKLPKTHDAMSINGRTKEIQSTDDATNVRASNMALIDGLLSSSSHWRIIRLASCVKLYDEVLHAFSNKYNFSARSFAMRKSQKEMNEKLRNRKKLSPKTARLKRKASSKYKKWDSHMSSLRTMYVSSTIKKRTLHDWLQHTSFTFKRLRHPTLILSKTSVEKKDIPMNTTERPCEVLPEAYKKEQHPPAASIQVDYVRNDAKMFKVYSYVRRRIDEAIVLCGDEQSSSKFCSASIWIIFSDDQSTSGNNFCEAFTDIQRGSIESILDKDPSVIVSIGKNEECFATLGQKSADKPMTPIICKITPTFPTDTNIERKSIHRPWGFELFTKDLSKDNVVAYVDDVLEYYAFEVLDRATKHLPGSGEITSRVIAQVQSFHDEYMPMPEILKRENLGKKITKMEMISKQVLALPQVFACDISESTLRVMMLQNDETAREEVANNIKMMGLSDEDFFLQIVDIQPLAKIESGSQVYACGSPRRGTLGGFAKFTYSHIDTTHDVAITAKHVVDIFEPLTLCVNNQTIGPVLEDRITYDIAIARVTANKDKYETRFRNENEDLCFADLYHENIQVLKNKAVHFYGATTGLAKANISGISIGTSFEDDYNLITIGKQNKSALAAPGDSGAMILLERNPRCPEKNMYALGTLVGEFNSREEQGADTSRPKLPVKNETEKPVQLTKNPTYSGKPMQTENPKQVFTPSAHTISFQNAVPSEDQYQTTIPTHADDTRHPENPMTLEDTTNSENHLSTEDKMSSECSLPINDDASRHGSTPSSNTHKTYLIVPLKKAFDQLSKKHGGRFSLFTK; this is encoded by the exons ATGGATGGATTTATTGAGCATAAACGGGTTTATTGTGATACTTTCAATGGTGCGACATTCAAAATAGTGATGAAACAAGGAAGGGAACAGACCGCCACCCTACACTTTAGTGGCAGTTCTGATGATGCTGTCTGTTTAACGTTAGACGAAAATGATCCTATTGCTTATGTTAAAGTATACACACAGCTCCAAATGCATCTACTTACTTCGTTCGACGTAGTCATTCCTAAGGACCATGGCAATTTTCCTACACTCTCCAAAGCACGTACATACGTAGTAGTGGGTTACAGTGTAACAAGATATATGG TTGCcgaaaagaaaacatgtatGGATATCGAATGTTTAAGGAAAAACAAAAGCGACCATGACGAATTAGATATACCTGTTGTGATGAAATATAGAGGAgcatgttttttgtgtttttcaatAAACGATTCACAACGAAGCGAAGTTGTCTTAGAATGTTGTTTATCACGAACGGCTCCAGAGCGTATTGAACAAAGAACAATAGGTGGTTATAGAACGCATGGACAAGTTGACGTCATGGCCTGTTGgggtaaaacattcaaaattgtCATGCAAGATGAATCAGAGCATACAGCGGAAATAAACTTCGCTGAACTTTATcaagaaattgatttacaaGTGAAGAGCTTTACACAGACATTggtaactgttgttgtttacgaATGCGATCAATATGGATCAAAGACCATCAAACGATTTACTGTCGACAGGCGAGGCCACCTTATGGACTTTCAAGAGAATATCAATAGTAAACGCGGCAAATTACCCAAGACGC ATGATGCCATGAGCATAAATGGAAGAACAAAAGAAATTCAGTCCACAGACGACGCTACGAACGTAAGGGCTTCAAACATGGCACT CATTGATGGACTACTATCTTCGTCATCACATTGGAGGATAATCAGATTAGCTAGTTGTGTGAAATTGTACGACGAAGtgttacatgcattttcaaacaaatataacttttcagCAAGATCGTTTGCAATGC GGAAGTCCCAAaaagaaatgaatgaaaagCTTAGAAACAGAAAGAAACTTTCTCCAAAGACTGCGAGATTAAAAAGAAAAGCATCatcaaaatataagaaatgg GATTCTCATATGAGCAGTTTAAGGACAATGTACGTGTCTTCGACAATAAAGAAAAGGACATTGCATGATTGGTTGCAACACACATCATTCACTTTTAAACGATTGAGACATCCGACGCTGATACTATCAAAAACAAGTGTTGAGAAGAAg gATATTCCTATGAATACAACGGAAAGGCCTTGCGAAGTGTTGCCTGAAGCCTATAAGAAAGAACAGCATCCTCCAGCAGCCA GTATTCAAGTTGATTATGTGCGAAACGATGCCAAAATGTTTAAAGTGTACAGCTACGTACGAAGACGAATCGACGAAGCAATCGTGCTGTGTGGAGATGAACAAAGCAGTTCAAAATTTTGTTCAGCGAGCATTTGGATAATATTTTCTGACGACCAATCGACATCAGGCAATAATTTCTGCGAAGCGTTTACTGATATACAGCGCGGATCAATTGAATCGATTCTCGATAAAGATCCATCTGTTATTGTGTCCATTGGAAAGAACGAAGAATGTTTCGCAACACTTGGACAAAAATCTGCAGACAAACCGATGACtccaattatttgcaaaataacaCCCACATTTCCAACAGACACGAATATTGAAC GCAAATCTATTCATAGACCGTGGGGTTTTGAACTTTTTACAAAGGATTTATCAAAAGACAACGTGGTGGCATATGTTGACGATGTGTTGGAATACTACGCCTTTGAGGTGCTTGACAGAGCTACAAAACATCTTCCCGGATCAG GTGAAATAACTTCAAGAGTTATTGCTCAAGTACAAAGCTTTCATGATGAGTACATGCCAATGCCCGAAATTTTAAAGAGGGAAAATTTAGgaaagaaaattacaaaaatg GAGATGATTTCGAAACAGGTTTTGGCTTTGCCGCAAGTGTTTGCATGTGATATTTCGGAGAGTACATTGAGGGTAATGATGCTTCAAAATGACGAAACAGCAAGGGAAGAAGTAgcaaacaacataaaaatgatGGGACTCTCCGATGAAGATTTTTTCCTTCAGATTGTAGATATACAACCACTTGCAAAAATCGAAAGCGGCTCCCAAGTGTATGCTTGTGGATCACCACGTAGAGGAACACTCGGGGGGTTCGCAAAGTTTACCTACAGCCACATAGATACAACTCACGATGTTGCGATAACCGCTAAACATGTTGTTGATATATTCGAGCCTTTGACGCTCTGCGTCAATAATCAAACAATTGGACCGGTTTTGGAAGATAGAATCACATATGATATTGCCATAGCAAGAGTTACTGCTAATAAAGACAAATACGAAACACGTTTCCGAAATGAAAATGAGGACTTGTGTTTCGCGGACTTGtatcatgaaaacatacaagTGCTGAAAAATAAAGCAGTACATTTTTATGGTGCAACAACTGGTCTTGCTAAAGCAAATATATCGGGTATAAGCATCGGGACTTCGTTTGAAGATGACTATAACTTGATAACAATTGGGAAGCAAAACAAGTCAGCTTTAGCTGCGCCAGGAGACAGTGGAGCGATGATACTTTTGGAACGAAATCCGCGATgtccagaaaaaaatatgtatgcttTAGGGACATTAGTCGGCGAATTTAATTCCCGGGAAGAACAAGGTGCCGATACAAGCCGACCAAAATTACCTGTCAAGAACGAAACCGAAAAACCTGTTCAATTAACAAAAAACCCTACATACTCTGGAAAACCAATGCAGACAGAAAACCCCAAACAGGTTTTTACACCCTCTGCACATACAATATCCTTTCAAAATGCAGTGCCCTCGGAAGACCAATATCAGACGACCATACCTACACACGCGGATGATACAAGGCATCCAGAAAATCCAATGACTCTCGAAGACACAACAAACTCGGAAAATCATTTGTCAACGGAAGATAAAATGTCCTCAGAATGTTCTTTGCCGATTAATGATGATGCAAGTCGGCATGGTTCTACACCTTCATCGAATACTCACAAAACATACCTAATAGTTCCACTGAAAAAGGCATTCGATCAGCTTTCGAAGAAACATGGTGGCAGATTTTctctttttacaaaataa